In one Microbacterium invictum genomic region, the following are encoded:
- a CDS encoding purine-cytosine permease family protein, with protein sequence MMSLYSRLDRRLQSQSDDAGPVRGDYSVGRILMIWLAANLVVTTLLTGTLFVPEVGYGTVVALIVGGTVLGAAVLVTVGAIGTRTGLPTMALTRGPFGTRGSLLPVAANVVILMGWSWVQAMLAGLALNYIVAAVTGFSSPVLFAVVCQSIVVVLAIFGHAGVARVEPWFAAVILAIAVYIFAVSFASFSPAEFAAIPAPDAPFYTPGLVFDVVLATAISWTVLSADFNRFARSTRSGVIGSGVGYTLSTVIAMTLGATAIGYVVLSGGEAIPFDPATVVEPFGALFAVAIFLSVMATNTMVVYGMVTTVVNAVPGSRVRFLPTALVVGVLSIIGATFFGLLDQFTTFLVTISALFAPVFAIMIVDYYLIKRGEYDDDILRPTGGRYWYTGGVNVVAVIAWAVGATLAYVWAYVWPLPFGATVPAFVVTFLLYLLVSLPTRRTGRFAAERHLVASRSD encoded by the coding sequence GATCGTCGTCTGCAGTCCCAATCCGACGACGCCGGTCCCGTCCGCGGGGACTACTCGGTGGGCCGGATCCTGATGATCTGGCTCGCCGCGAACCTCGTGGTGACGACCCTCCTCACCGGCACGCTGTTCGTCCCCGAGGTCGGCTACGGCACGGTCGTCGCGCTGATCGTCGGGGGCACGGTCCTCGGCGCGGCGGTGCTCGTGACCGTGGGTGCGATCGGAACCCGGACCGGGCTTCCGACGATGGCGCTCACCCGCGGTCCGTTCGGCACGCGCGGCAGCCTCCTCCCGGTGGCGGCCAACGTCGTGATCCTCATGGGGTGGAGCTGGGTCCAGGCGATGCTGGCCGGTCTCGCCCTGAACTACATCGTGGCGGCCGTCACGGGCTTCTCCAGTCCGGTGCTGTTCGCCGTCGTCTGCCAGAGCATCGTCGTCGTCCTGGCGATCTTCGGGCACGCCGGGGTCGCGCGGGTCGAGCCGTGGTTCGCCGCGGTCATCCTGGCCATCGCGGTCTACATCTTCGCCGTCTCGTTCGCGTCCTTCAGCCCCGCGGAGTTCGCCGCCATCCCCGCTCCCGACGCGCCGTTCTACACGCCCGGTCTCGTCTTCGACGTGGTGCTCGCCACCGCCATCTCGTGGACGGTCCTCTCCGCAGACTTCAACCGGTTCGCCCGGTCGACCCGCTCGGGCGTCATCGGCTCGGGCGTGGGCTACACGCTGTCGACGGTGATCGCCATGACGCTCGGCGCGACGGCGATCGGGTACGTGGTCCTCAGCGGCGGCGAGGCGATCCCGTTCGACCCCGCGACCGTGGTGGAGCCCTTCGGCGCCCTGTTCGCGGTGGCGATCTTCCTCTCCGTCATGGCGACGAACACCATGGTGGTCTACGGCATGGTGACCACCGTGGTCAACGCGGTGCCGGGGTCGCGCGTGCGATTCCTGCCGACTGCGCTCGTCGTAGGTGTCCTCTCGATCATCGGAGCGACGTTCTTCGGGCTCCTGGATCAGTTCACGACGTTCCTCGTGACGATCAGTGCGCTGTTCGCTCCGGTGTTCGCGATCATGATCGTCGACTATTACCTCATCAAGCGGGGGGAGTACGACGACGACATCCTCCGGCCCACCGGCGGCCGGTACTGGTACACGGGCGGCGTCAACGTCGTCGCCGTGATCGCCTGGGCGGTCGGCGCGACCCTCGCCTATGTGTGGGCCTACGTCTGGCCGCTGCCGTTCGGAGCCACGGTGCCCGCCTTCGTCGTCACCTTTCTGCTCTACCTCCTCGTCTCCCTGCCCACCCGTCGCACGGGGAGGTTCGCCGCCGAACGCCACCTCGTCGCCAGCCGATCGGATTGA
- a CDS encoding cyclase family protein, producing MIHDLSHVVHDGMPVYPGDPEVRIGAGLTIASDGVEVARISMGTHTGTHVDAPSHTVAGGRTMASVSLDELVGEAIVLRVRAGDGETYGWSDLDPGGALPDILPPIVLISTGWDALFADDRRRLRHPALDPAAAQMLVDRGVHVLAVDTLSPDPTGGAAFPVHDIVLGADHLIVENLRGAAALPDRVRVGFFPLKVSGDGAPVRAVAFT from the coding sequence GTGATCCACGATCTCAGCCATGTCGTCCACGACGGGATGCCGGTGTATCCGGGTGATCCCGAGGTGCGCATCGGCGCCGGTCTGACGATCGCGTCCGACGGCGTCGAGGTCGCCCGGATCTCGATGGGGACGCATACGGGAACGCACGTCGACGCCCCGTCGCACACCGTCGCGGGCGGGCGGACGATGGCGTCCGTGAGCCTCGACGAGCTCGTGGGGGAGGCGATCGTGCTCCGGGTCCGGGCAGGCGACGGCGAAACGTACGGCTGGAGCGACCTCGATCCAGGAGGCGCGCTGCCCGACATCCTTCCGCCGATCGTCCTCATCAGCACGGGGTGGGATGCCCTGTTCGCCGATGATCGGCGGCGACTGCGGCACCCGGCGCTCGACCCCGCCGCGGCGCAGATGCTGGTGGACCGCGGGGTGCACGTCCTCGCCGTCGACACCCTGAGCCCCGACCCGACAGGAGGAGCGGCCTTCCCCGTCCACGACATCGTCCTCGGCGCCGATCACCTCATCGTCGAGAACCTCCGCGGGGCCGCGGCGCTGCCCGATCGGGTGCGGGTGGGATTCTTCCCCCTGAAGGTCTCGGGTGACGGTGCGCCGGTGCGCGCCGTCGCCTTCACCTGA
- a CDS encoding glucose-6-phosphate dehydrogenase, whose amino-acid sequence MRVASSADWRDALPFETPVPAADVAPGDPARCAGCAADVAPWERTALFAVKHRHPNHHSGFVRFYCAGHVPAVAPPPPTAPSPARKARAERAPRERAAPQRRVVDDKPRPVCPDCFIEVSATGICGMCGERIA is encoded by the coding sequence ATGAGAGTCGCATCCTCTGCGGACTGGCGCGACGCGCTTCCCTTCGAGACCCCGGTCCCCGCCGCTGACGTCGCCCCGGGCGATCCGGCCCGCTGCGCCGGGTGCGCAGCCGATGTCGCGCCGTGGGAACGCACCGCCCTGTTCGCCGTCAAGCACCGGCATCCGAATCATCACTCCGGGTTCGTGCGGTTCTACTGCGCCGGCCACGTGCCGGCCGTCGCGCCGCCTCCCCCGACCGCGCCGTCACCGGCACGGAAGGCGCGCGCCGAGCGCGCTCCGCGCGAGCGGGCCGCACCGCAGCGCCGCGTCGTGGACGACAAGCCGCGCCCCGTGTGCCCCGACTGCTTCATCGAGGTGTCGGCGACCGGGATCTGCGGGATGTGCGGCGAGCGGATCGCCTGA
- a CDS encoding glycine cleavage system protein R — MPTLVLTLVGTDRAGLVAAVAEVIDAHGGNWEHSELAELAGAFAGVVQVSAPEGGVDDLRAALAALPGLVTVSVPAQGGGAARDTTSRPLSFTVLGNDHPGIVHEISAALGSHGVSIDRMTTQTRDAAMAGGRLFEATVSAVVPPTVEVADVIADLERIAAELQVEVAARD; from the coding sequence ATGCCCACCCTCGTGCTCACCCTCGTCGGAACCGACCGTGCCGGTCTCGTGGCCGCGGTGGCCGAGGTGATCGACGCCCACGGCGGCAACTGGGAGCACAGCGAGCTGGCCGAACTCGCCGGTGCGTTCGCCGGGGTGGTGCAGGTATCGGCGCCCGAGGGCGGAGTCGACGACCTCCGCGCGGCACTGGCCGCGCTGCCGGGTCTCGTCACCGTGAGCGTTCCCGCCCAGGGAGGCGGGGCCGCGCGCGACACGACGTCGCGGCCGCTGTCCTTCACCGTGCTCGGCAACGACCACCCCGGCATCGTCCACGAGATCTCCGCCGCCCTCGGCTCCCACGGGGTGAGCATCGACCGGATGACGACCCAGACCCGCGACGCGGCCATGGCCGGGGGGCGCCTGTTCGAGGCGACGGTGTCCGCCGTGGTGCCGCCGACGGTCGAGGTCGCCGACGTCATCGCCGACCTCGAACGGATCGCCGCCGAGCTCCAGGTCGAGGTCGCGGCACGCGACTGA
- a CDS encoding NADH:flavin oxidoreductase/NADH oxidase — MTSPLFHPLAVRGITLANRIVMAPMCQYSADPDGPDVGAPNDWHIQHYGSRALGRPGLIIVEATGVSAEGRISAYDLGIWNDTQVAAHRRLTRFFRDNGVAAGIQLAHAGRKASSPRPFEGPFGSSEPPADWQPVAPSAVAFAPGKQVPLALDRAGIDEVVSQFADAARRAREAGYEVIEIHAAHGYLLHEFLSPESNTRTDEYGGSFENRVRLLERVVDAVRRTAGEATPIFVRISATDWVEPAGWTADDSVALAARLRERGVDVVHVSTGGNVADARIPVGPGYQVPFSRRIRQEAGVLTAAVGLIRDPDQAEEILDAGDADLIALAREFLLDPLWPVTAARQLGEEWSLAPQYERAEILARRDERTKV; from the coding sequence GTGACATCCCCCCTTTTCCACCCGCTCGCTGTTCGAGGCATCACCCTCGCCAACCGGATCGTGATGGCGCCGATGTGCCAGTACTCGGCCGACCCCGATGGTCCCGACGTCGGCGCACCGAACGACTGGCACATCCAGCACTACGGATCGCGCGCGCTCGGCCGGCCCGGACTCATCATCGTCGAGGCCACCGGCGTCAGCGCCGAGGGGCGCATCTCGGCCTACGACCTGGGCATCTGGAACGACACCCAGGTGGCCGCCCACCGCCGACTCACCCGGTTCTTCCGCGACAACGGCGTGGCCGCCGGCATCCAGCTCGCCCACGCAGGCCGGAAGGCGAGCTCACCGCGGCCCTTCGAGGGCCCGTTCGGTAGCAGCGAGCCGCCCGCCGACTGGCAGCCCGTCGCCCCCAGCGCCGTCGCGTTCGCGCCCGGCAAGCAGGTGCCGCTGGCCCTGGATCGTGCGGGGATCGACGAGGTCGTCTCGCAGTTCGCCGATGCCGCACGGCGGGCCCGCGAGGCCGGCTACGAGGTCATCGAGATCCACGCGGCGCACGGCTACCTGCTGCACGAGTTCCTCTCGCCCGAGTCGAACACCCGCACCGACGAGTACGGCGGATCGTTCGAGAACCGGGTGCGCCTCCTCGAGCGGGTGGTGGATGCCGTCCGGCGGACGGCCGGCGAGGCCACGCCGATCTTCGTGAGGATCTCGGCGACCGACTGGGTGGAGCCGGCGGGCTGGACCGCCGACGACAGCGTGGCGCTGGCCGCGAGGCTTCGCGAGCGCGGCGTGGACGTCGTGCACGTCTCGACCGGCGGCAACGTCGCCGACGCCCGTATCCCGGTCGGGCCGGGCTACCAGGTGCCGTTCTCGCGCCGCATCCGGCAGGAGGCCGGCGTGCTCACCGCTGCCGTCGGACTCATCCGCGACCCCGACCAGGCCGAAGAGATCCTGGATGCCGGCGACGCCGACCTGATCGCCCTGGCCCGGGAGTTCCTCCTCGATCCGCTCTGGCCGGTCACGGCGGCACGACAGCTGGGGGAGGAGTGGTCCCTCGCGCCGCAGTACGAGCGGGCGGAGATCCTCGCCCGCCGCGATGAGCGGACGAAGGTCTGA